In Macadamia integrifolia cultivar HAES 741 chromosome 5, SCU_Mint_v3, whole genome shotgun sequence, a single window of DNA contains:
- the LOC122079668 gene encoding disease resistance protein RPV1-like isoform X1, which translates to MSGSYDELRMHDQIQAMGRGIVYEESPMEPGKRSRLWSYDEILEVLEDRKGTQMIEGILPHLLCRFSSLWLHREDFAMMPKLRFLYIDGANSEVEILHLPSNLRWFSWRSCPLKILPTDFYHKKLVHMDLSRSHIIQAWTNKPQNGSQRFQKLKVLRLQYCYHLSESPDFSWFPNLEILDLGGCENMVNLHKSIGDLKALVELSLIRTKIKELPDNICRLSSLKDLILSSCTSLKSLPVSIGDLKSLDTLSLDGTEIEKLPSSTCSLSSLQRLDLDRCKSLNKLPEFIGDLNSLVKLSMCGTKIEELPHSTCKLSSLKRLVLDGCRSLNKLPESICYLNSLVELSMYGTKIEKLGEISVSTCRLSFLQRLDLGECKLLNKLPESIGDLNSLVELSLCGTKIEELPSSICRLGSLQRLDLNRCESLNKLPESIGELNSLVELSIRGTKIEELPSSACRLSSLQRLDLGGCESLNKLPKSIGDLNSLVELSMRGTKIEELPSSCCRLSSLQRLDLDRCELLNKLPESIGDLKSLVELSLYNTQIKELPNGVGLLEKLEVLSAMDCKYLVKLPMHMGRMRCLRSINLIGTSILFSPDDSLMLPSLVELKIGSTLVSSLPTWISGLLQLQKLLLQGCTKLESLPELPSNLSFLKVVDCISLQKLPDLSSLKKLRTLSLRNCKKLEEIRGLEGTESLEQFYICDCNSITDTSRKIHGQGTLLVDGLSRSDSLNVNDGIYKGLTLCIVFALSFTKEKVQVNVQQGELVDIWLHAKASIRRKDRWTICVVDMLIEGIEFTTERDIVYIHHFKGFDWFGFPLEGKDAIERIRVMDPGISCKHYEYRYLIRGEMKFWKLLLGSSESEQPIPPDQESSAKMVADFFCWSCDDAGRSCFILEERE; encoded by the exons ATGAGCGGTTCCTATGATGAGCTAAGGATGCATGATCAAATTCAAGCCATGGGAAGGGGCATTGTTTACGAAGAAAGCCCTATGGAGCCTGGTAAGCGCAGTAGATTATGGTCTTATGATGAAATACTAGAAGTATTAGAAGATCGCAAG GGAACTCAAATGATTGAAGGCATCCTCCCACACTTATTATGTCGATTTTCAAGTTTGTGGCTACATAGGGAAGATTTTGCAATGATGCCCAAGCTAAGATTCCTTTACATTGATGGAGCAAACTCCGAAGTAGAAATTCTACATCTTCCTTCTAATTTAAGATGGTTCAGTTGGAGGAGTTGCCCTCTGAAAATTCTACCAACTGATTTTTATCACAAAAAACTAGTTCATATGGACCTATCAAGGAGCCACATCATACAAGCTTGGACAAACAAGCCTCAAAATGGAAGCCag CGGTTCCAAAAGTTGAAAGTTTTGCGTCTCCAATATTGTTATCATCTATCTGAATCACCTGacttttcatggtttcctaaccTAGAGATATTGGATCTTGGAGGTTGTGAAAACATGGTTAATTTACACAAATCTATTGGTGATCTAAAAGCTCTGGTTGAGCTTTCTTTGATTCGAACAAAAATTAAAGAACTCCCAGACAATATTTGCAGGCTAAGTTCTCTTAAAGATCTAATTCTTAGTTCGTGCACATCACTTAAAAGCTTGCCTGTGTCAATTGGTGATCTAAAATCTCTAGATACACTTTCCTTGGATGGGACAGAAATTGAAAAACTCCCAAGCAGTACTTGCAGTTTGAGTTCTCTCCAAAGGCTTGATCTCGATAGATGTAAGTCACTAAACAAGTTGCCTGAGTTCATTGGTGATCTAAACTCTTTGGTTAAGCTTTCCATGTGTggaacaaaaattgaagaactccCACATAGTACTTGCAAGCTGAGCTCTCTCAAAAGGCTTGTTCTCGATGGTTGTAGGTCATTGAACAAGTTGCCTGAGTCAATTTGTTATCTAAACTCTTTGGTTGAGCTTTCTATGTATGGGACAAAAATCGAAAAACTTGGTGAAATTTCGGTGAGTACTTGTCGGctgagttttctacaaaggctTGATCTCGGTGAATGTAAGTTACTAAACAAGTTGCCTGAGTCCATTGGTGATCTAAACTCTTTGGTTGAGCTTTCTTTGTGTgggacaaaaattgaagaactccCAAGCAGTATTTGTAGGCTTGGTTCTCTCCAAAGGCTTGATCTCAATAGGTGTGAATCACTAAACAAGTTGCCCGAGTCCATTGGTGAGCTAAACTCTTTGGTTGAGCTTTCTATACGTGGGACCAAAATTGAAGAACTCCCAAGCAGTGCTTGTAGGCTGAGCTCTCTCCAAAGGCTTGATCTCGGTGGGTGTGAATCACTGAACAAGTTGCCTAAGTCCATTGGTGATCTAAACTCTTTGGTTGAGCTTTCCATGCGTGGGACAAAAATTGAGGAACTCCCAAGTAGTTGTTGTAGGCTGAGCTCTCTCCAAAGGCTTGATCTCGATAGGTGTGAGTTGCTAAACAAGTTGCCTGAGTCCATTGGTGATTTAAAATCTCTGGTTGAGCTTTCCTTGTATAATACACAAATAAAAGAATTGCCTAATGGCGTTGGGTTGTTAGAGAAGCTTGAGGTATTAAGTGCTATGGATTGCAAATACCTTGTCAAGCTACCAATGCATATGGGGAGAATGAGGTGTTTACGTTCCATTAACCTGATAGGAActagtattttattttcacCGGATGATTCTCTAATGCTCCCAAGTTTGGTGGAGTTAAAAATAGGGAGCACGCTTGTATCTTCTCTTCCAACCTGGATTAGTGGTCTTTTGCAGCTTCAAAAGCTACTATTACAAGGATGCACAAAACTTGAATCGCTCCCAGAGCTTCCCTCGAATTTATCCTTCTTAAAAGTTGTGGATTGCATTTCATTACAAAAGCTTCCAGATTTGTCAAGCCTTAAAAAATTGAGGACATTAAGTCTTCGTAATTGCAAAAAGTTGGAGGAGATTCGAGGCCTTGAGGGAACAGAATCCTTGGAACAGTTCTACATTTGTGACTGCAACTCCATTACGGATACTTCAAGGAAGATACATGGGCAG GGAACACTTTTAGTGGATGGGTTATCAAGAAGTGATTCCTTGAATGTTAATGATGGGATATATAAGGGGTTAACTTTATGCATTGTTTTTGCATTAAGCTTCACCAAAGAGAAGGTACAAGTGAATGTGCAACAGGGTGAGCTAGTAGACATATGGCTACATGCTAAAGCTTCAATCCGTCGAAAAGATAGATGGACCATATGTGTGGTTGATATGCTAATTGAGGGCATTGAATTTACTACTGAGCGGGATATAGTCTACATTCACCACTTCAAAGGGTTTGACTGGTTTGGTTTTCCGTTAGAAGGAAAAGATGCTATTGAGAGAATACGGGTAATGGATCCGGGGATAAGCTGCAAACACTACGAGTATAGGTATTTGATCAGAGGTGAAATGAAATTCTGGAAGCTATTATTGGGAAGCTCGGAATCTGAGCAGCCAATCCCTCCTGACCAAGAATCTAGTGCCAAGATGGTAGCAGATTTCTTCTGTTGGTCATGTGATGATGCTGGAAGATCTTGCTTTATCCTGGAAGAAAGGGAGTGA
- the LOC122079668 gene encoding disease resistance protein RPV1-like isoform X2 produces the protein MIEGILPHLLCRFSSLWLHREDFAMMPKLRFLYIDGANSEVEILHLPSNLRWFSWRSCPLKILPTDFYHKKLVHMDLSRSHIIQAWTNKPQNGSQRFQKLKVLRLQYCYHLSESPDFSWFPNLEILDLGGCENMVNLHKSIGDLKALVELSLIRTKIKELPDNICRLSSLKDLILSSCTSLKSLPVSIGDLKSLDTLSLDGTEIEKLPSSTCSLSSLQRLDLDRCKSLNKLPEFIGDLNSLVKLSMCGTKIEELPHSTCKLSSLKRLVLDGCRSLNKLPESICYLNSLVELSMYGTKIEKLGEISVSTCRLSFLQRLDLGECKLLNKLPESIGDLNSLVELSLCGTKIEELPSSICRLGSLQRLDLNRCESLNKLPESIGELNSLVELSIRGTKIEELPSSACRLSSLQRLDLGGCESLNKLPKSIGDLNSLVELSMRGTKIEELPSSCCRLSSLQRLDLDRCELLNKLPESIGDLKSLVELSLYNTQIKELPNGVGLLEKLEVLSAMDCKYLVKLPMHMGRMRCLRSINLIGTSILFSPDDSLMLPSLVELKIGSTLVSSLPTWISGLLQLQKLLLQGCTKLESLPELPSNLSFLKVVDCISLQKLPDLSSLKKLRTLSLRNCKKLEEIRGLEGTESLEQFYICDCNSITDTSRKIHGQGTLLVDGLSRSDSLNVNDGIYKGLTLCIVFALSFTKEKVQVNVQQGELVDIWLHAKASIRRKDRWTICVVDMLIEGIEFTTERDIVYIHHFKGFDWFGFPLEGKDAIERIRVMDPGISCKHYEYRYLIRGEMKFWKLLLGSSESEQPIPPDQESSAKMVADFFCWSCDDAGRSCFILEERE, from the exons ATGATTGAAGGCATCCTCCCACACTTATTATGTCGATTTTCAAGTTTGTGGCTACATAGGGAAGATTTTGCAATGATGCCCAAGCTAAGATTCCTTTACATTGATGGAGCAAACTCCGAAGTAGAAATTCTACATCTTCCTTCTAATTTAAGATGGTTCAGTTGGAGGAGTTGCCCTCTGAAAATTCTACCAACTGATTTTTATCACAAAAAACTAGTTCATATGGACCTATCAAGGAGCCACATCATACAAGCTTGGACAAACAAGCCTCAAAATGGAAGCCag CGGTTCCAAAAGTTGAAAGTTTTGCGTCTCCAATATTGTTATCATCTATCTGAATCACCTGacttttcatggtttcctaaccTAGAGATATTGGATCTTGGAGGTTGTGAAAACATGGTTAATTTACACAAATCTATTGGTGATCTAAAAGCTCTGGTTGAGCTTTCTTTGATTCGAACAAAAATTAAAGAACTCCCAGACAATATTTGCAGGCTAAGTTCTCTTAAAGATCTAATTCTTAGTTCGTGCACATCACTTAAAAGCTTGCCTGTGTCAATTGGTGATCTAAAATCTCTAGATACACTTTCCTTGGATGGGACAGAAATTGAAAAACTCCCAAGCAGTACTTGCAGTTTGAGTTCTCTCCAAAGGCTTGATCTCGATAGATGTAAGTCACTAAACAAGTTGCCTGAGTTCATTGGTGATCTAAACTCTTTGGTTAAGCTTTCCATGTGTggaacaaaaattgaagaactccCACATAGTACTTGCAAGCTGAGCTCTCTCAAAAGGCTTGTTCTCGATGGTTGTAGGTCATTGAACAAGTTGCCTGAGTCAATTTGTTATCTAAACTCTTTGGTTGAGCTTTCTATGTATGGGACAAAAATCGAAAAACTTGGTGAAATTTCGGTGAGTACTTGTCGGctgagttttctacaaaggctTGATCTCGGTGAATGTAAGTTACTAAACAAGTTGCCTGAGTCCATTGGTGATCTAAACTCTTTGGTTGAGCTTTCTTTGTGTgggacaaaaattgaagaactccCAAGCAGTATTTGTAGGCTTGGTTCTCTCCAAAGGCTTGATCTCAATAGGTGTGAATCACTAAACAAGTTGCCCGAGTCCATTGGTGAGCTAAACTCTTTGGTTGAGCTTTCTATACGTGGGACCAAAATTGAAGAACTCCCAAGCAGTGCTTGTAGGCTGAGCTCTCTCCAAAGGCTTGATCTCGGTGGGTGTGAATCACTGAACAAGTTGCCTAAGTCCATTGGTGATCTAAACTCTTTGGTTGAGCTTTCCATGCGTGGGACAAAAATTGAGGAACTCCCAAGTAGTTGTTGTAGGCTGAGCTCTCTCCAAAGGCTTGATCTCGATAGGTGTGAGTTGCTAAACAAGTTGCCTGAGTCCATTGGTGATTTAAAATCTCTGGTTGAGCTTTCCTTGTATAATACACAAATAAAAGAATTGCCTAATGGCGTTGGGTTGTTAGAGAAGCTTGAGGTATTAAGTGCTATGGATTGCAAATACCTTGTCAAGCTACCAATGCATATGGGGAGAATGAGGTGTTTACGTTCCATTAACCTGATAGGAActagtattttattttcacCGGATGATTCTCTAATGCTCCCAAGTTTGGTGGAGTTAAAAATAGGGAGCACGCTTGTATCTTCTCTTCCAACCTGGATTAGTGGTCTTTTGCAGCTTCAAAAGCTACTATTACAAGGATGCACAAAACTTGAATCGCTCCCAGAGCTTCCCTCGAATTTATCCTTCTTAAAAGTTGTGGATTGCATTTCATTACAAAAGCTTCCAGATTTGTCAAGCCTTAAAAAATTGAGGACATTAAGTCTTCGTAATTGCAAAAAGTTGGAGGAGATTCGAGGCCTTGAGGGAACAGAATCCTTGGAACAGTTCTACATTTGTGACTGCAACTCCATTACGGATACTTCAAGGAAGATACATGGGCAG GGAACACTTTTAGTGGATGGGTTATCAAGAAGTGATTCCTTGAATGTTAATGATGGGATATATAAGGGGTTAACTTTATGCATTGTTTTTGCATTAAGCTTCACCAAAGAGAAGGTACAAGTGAATGTGCAACAGGGTGAGCTAGTAGACATATGGCTACATGCTAAAGCTTCAATCCGTCGAAAAGATAGATGGACCATATGTGTGGTTGATATGCTAATTGAGGGCATTGAATTTACTACTGAGCGGGATATAGTCTACATTCACCACTTCAAAGGGTTTGACTGGTTTGGTTTTCCGTTAGAAGGAAAAGATGCTATTGAGAGAATACGGGTAATGGATCCGGGGATAAGCTGCAAACACTACGAGTATAGGTATTTGATCAGAGGTGAAATGAAATTCTGGAAGCTATTATTGGGAAGCTCGGAATCTGAGCAGCCAATCCCTCCTGACCAAGAATCTAGTGCCAAGATGGTAGCAGATTTCTTCTGTTGGTCATGTGATGATGCTGGAAGATCTTGCTTTATCCTGGAAGAAAGGGAGTGA
- the LOC122078017 gene encoding disease resistance protein RUN1-like, with the protein MAAHDGASSSSSSSSSGSSAYDVFLNFRGEETRNNFTGFLHRALAREGIVVFIDSEGLWGGEEIQSALFDAIQKSKILIAVFSKGYADSKWCLRELVKMVECHRSNYQKILPIFFDVEPTDVRNQTGSFEVSFQKHKKKFNAEIEDWKAALTVVGGKKGYEIKQVNGNQSELVKLVVDWVLSQLSSNHLGDVKNPIGLEARVDNVLSLLNVGSSDVRFVGICGIGGIGKTSIAMTLYNHIFKRFEMSSFLANVREEALEPNGLVSLQEKLIYSVSKRKVEICNVYRGHQLIKERLQGKKVLLILDDVDSYSQLKDLAIEFKLFGPGSRIIITSRDEHVLNVAKVDEIYWPKELDQEQSLQLFSLYAFSREQPLEDYEQLCQGVLHLAGGLPLTLEVLGSYFFDIRGKEVWQSRLRKLERIPDKKVLKILKISYDDLEDEEKSIFLDAT; encoded by the exons ATGGCGGCACATGATGGggcttcctcctcctcctcctcctcctcctctggaTCATCTGCTTACGATGTGTTTCTCAATTTCAGGGGTGAAGAAACTCGCAATAACTTCACTGGTTTCCTTCACAGAGCTCTGGCAAGAGAAGGAATCGTTGTGTTTATAGATAGTGAAGGCCTGTGGGGTGGAGAAGAGATCCAATCGGCCCTTTTTGATgcaatccaaaaatccaaaattttgatTGCTGTCTTCTCCAAAGGCTATGCGGATAGCAAATGGTGCCTCCGGGAATTGGTGAAGATGGTTGAATGTCATAGATCGAACTATCAAAAAATTCTACCCATATTCTTCGATGTTGAGCCAACTGATGTTCGCAATCAGACCGGAAGTTTTGAAGTATCGTTCCAGAAGCACAAGAAGAAATTTAATGCCGAAATAGAGGATTGGAAGGCAGCCTTGACTGTGGTAGGAGGAAAAAAGGGATACGAAATCAAGCAAGTAAATGG GAATCAATCTGAGCTAGTCAAATTAGTTGTTGATTGGGTTTTGAGTCAATTGAGTAGCAACCACTTGGGTGATGTTAAAAACCCTATTGGATTAGAAGCTCGTGTAGACAATGTATTATCTCTATTGAATGTTGGCTCCAGTGATGTTCGGTTTGTGGGAATCTGTGGTATAGGTGGCATTGGGAAGACATCTATTGCAATGACTCTGTACAATCACATTTTTAAAAGGTTTGAAATGAGTAGCTTCCTTGCAAATGTTAGAGAAGAAGCATTAGAACCAAATGGCTTAGTTTCTCTACAAGAGAAACTTATTTATAGTGTCTCCAAAAGGAAAGTTGAAATATGTAATGTTTATAGGGGACACCAATTGATAAAAgaaagactacaagggaaaAAAGTTCTTCTTATCCTTGACGATGTGGATTCTTATTCCCAACTTAAAGATTTGGCTATTGAATTTAAATTGTTTGGTCCAGGAAGTAGGATCATCATTACAAGTAGAGATGAACATGTTCTAAATGTGGCTAAAGTTGATGAAATATACTGGCCTAAAGAATTGGATCAAGAGCAATCTCTTCAACTCTTTAGTTTGTATGCATTTTCAAGGGAACAACCTCTTGAAGATTACGAACAACTTTGCCAAGGTGTGCTACACTTGGCGGGGGGATTGCCATTAACACTTGAAGTGTTGGGTTCTTATTTCTTTGACATAAGAGGTAAAGAAGTATGGCAAAGCAGGTTGCGAAAACTAGAAAGAATTCCTGATAAGAAGGtcttgaaaatattaaaaataagttATGATGATctagaagatgaagagaaatcTATATTTCTTGATGCTACATGA